In Mytilus edulis chromosome 8, xbMytEdul2.2, whole genome shotgun sequence, the genomic window acTTACTTATTTGCAACTAGATGTTTATCTTTGAATTGGATCTCtacataatatttataatagCACCAGTTTTCTTCTAACTGTCATATTATAAAGGAACCTGGATCGAAACTATGATTCCTTATAAACATATATAAGGTACAGTATGTacttcaacaacaaaaaagaaaatatgcaacaaagtaaatacatgtataatattctATATTTTGGCACATTTAAATCGCAATACTGGCCCCACGAAAAAAAAAGCAAGTTAATTTAATAAAATGCGATTAATTACAATCTTTGGTAAGGGTAAGGAAGACATTCCTGAAAATGACAAAGAATTGTTTCTGAAATGACTTCTAATAGTTGCAACAGTGAGCATATATAGGGACACTGGTTTGTCACGTTGGTCCGAAAGTAATTGTTTCAGAACTCCACCCAAGTCGCCATTGTCCTCAGAATCAGTGCTAAGTAAAGAGTCGCTATCATTATCATCGTCACTATCATTATCATCGTCACTATCAATATAAGACTTGCTGTTGTCGCTTTTTTCTTCGTCTTTAAATATGTTAGACGCCATAGCTGAAACACGCGAACCATTCTGTAATAAAAGAATTGCAATTTCTTTGTGATCCTTGTCCTCCATATCTTCAAGCGCAATATCTAATGGGATCATTTGTCTTGAATTTTCTTTGTTTACTTCGGCTCCATGCGCTAATAGCAGTTTTGTAATTTCAACCGATCCTGTTTCTGCACATTTGTGGAGGGGACTATCTAGGTATTTGTTACAAATCGTAACATCCGCATGAAGATCAAGAATGTTGCGTacaaatgttaaattttgttTCTCTATTCCTAAGAATAATGCAGTTTTTTGGTGATCGTCAATACCGTTAACATTACACGTTGTCGATCTCAAGTGGTTTAAAACAAGTGCCAAACATTTCTCCGGTAAGGAGACAGCCGCATGGAAATAATGTCTGGCCCAAACTCCTGCAGCATTTTCGTATCTAATACTACATTCTTTGAGAAAATACCACATTACCCGTTCTGAATTGTTTATAATTGCTACATACAAAGGCGTGTTATCATTTATGTCCTTCCGTAAATTTACGTCAGCTCCATAACTTACCAACAGTTTTGATAAATCTAGTAGATCATATTTAGCAGCAAACTGTAAAGGTGTCATATCTAGTCTTTCCATTCGGGTTGTTACTAAAGCAGACTGGTCAACTCGACAACCTGCATCTAAAAGCCACGTAAACACATCTAGCTTTACTTCTCCTTTCTGATAGCTTGAACACAAACGTGCAATCGGTGTTGAAATGTAAATCTTTGGACCATCCTCACATACAAGGTCCGATTTTAAGTGGTCGCCAACATTTGGATTTGCTCCACACATAAGAAGTAATTTTATCAAGTCTGAATGCCCGCGTGTTGCAGCGAGAATTAATGGTGTTTCATGGCCATATTTTGTCACGCTGTTAACGGTCTGCATAACCATTGGTTGGAccttttctgaaatataaagtttgaaaaaCTTTTGTGGAATTCTGTTTTCAATATGAACCCATTTAGACATTATTATGACCAGACTCTTACAATCCCCTTTTTTTGCAAGTGTATGTATTGGCGCAAATCCTTCGTCGTTTAATTCTATCAAACTACTACCAATTTGAACAAGTCGCTGAACGATATCATAGTTGCTATTTTCTATTGCAAGATGAAGTGCAGAGTTGCCGTCTGCATCTTTCCCCGTCAGATGACACCCAGCATTGACCAACCAATCAACGACTTCAGTCTGCCCTGATTTCGCGGCAAAACAAAGAGGAGTAAGTTTGGTCAAATCATCTGGTTTATTCAAAAGGCATCTAGGATGACCGatcaatttttttacaatttcaaaacgtTCTTTTCGCATTGCAAGCAACAAAGGAGGTTCTCTATCATAATCCTCTCCATTTACGTCACATCCGGTATCGATTAAATAAAATGCTATGGTTGTTTGGTTGTCGGATATTGCAGCACATAATGCCGTTCCTCGTAATCCCATGAGTTTGTCCATAGCAGCACCTTTTTGAATGAGGTGTCGAACTCTTTTCTCGTCTCCATTTTCTATAGCTTTGTGCAACAGTTCTTCCATTTATCTGGAAGAAAATAGAATGGTAAAGATCTAAAATATACTATTAATTCTAAGGGGTTTAAACATTTTCATGACAGAGTGCtgctttctgttttttttaaacaaagcttTATGGTAAGGAAAAATCGTATATCATTTTTTCCTTGGTTGTCAATAAAATATCAAACATGTCATGACGAATAGCCAAAATATTGTTTTCTAAATCAGCCTGTTAAAATGTTTACCCATAAAACTTTTGAGACAAGTTGAAAACTTGAAGACTGGTAATATATTCGAACTCTTGCATGAATGGTGAAGCCGCTTAAGAGGGTGggaaagggttattttcgtgcaacgccGGTGTTTTGCCATTTCcatttcacgtgcagccgtgaacaaggttcgttattcaccgtgtttcgtgaaatcggtaaaaagatcaacgtgcaagacatttttaatatcgtgaaatggcaattttatttcgcgttcttccgtgcagattCCCCCTTTTACACCCCTCGTTTAAGTAGGACCATAGGACAGGTGATATTTCAATATTAGGCAGTAAAGAAAACTAAAGGATTTGGATATttagcatcttcgctagccaagggttacgatccactcccgctctctgaACCACTCCCGCTCtctgaagagagcgggagtggatcgtaacccttggctagcgaaggtGGATATTTAGAAGCTATACAACAGTGCTCCAAGATATGAAAGCAACTTTCAACATCTTTGCATCTTTTCCTTGGACATCTTTGATGATTTTCTCATATGTATAGtatatactagaacacatccgtgatatcgcgggtccgtgaccagtggcggatccagaaattttcataagtgggggcccactgactgacctaagagggggcccggcccgctccagtcacgcttcagtgattccctatataagcaaccaaattttttcccaaaaagggggggcccgggccccctgcccccccccctaaatccgcctctggtgactgaattaaagtatataactatacGTATGCCTTATttaagtattggtattgtcatctgataaagtcatgccgattataagatgtacagttttctctgctttacaaatctttctgtttgaacccgtcgacctggaacctatcaattgTTGGTAATATTAATATTCTAAtcccaaatttgatgaaaaaaataataatgtgttcAAAcagacttaaacatgttaaacaaaaaaCCATAACGtgataacccccccccccccttttttttttaaagttaaatggttgctcccttactATACACTACAGTACATTACACAAACTTGTCAGGTTCTTGTGTATGATTTAAGTTTCTGACAAATAGTTTTTCTTGTATTAGCTGGTTAGGGTACACTTAGTGTCAGAAATAAGTAGCGGTAGACTGGTATATGCGTTTTAGATTGTGTATATGGTGATATACAGTCCAAAACATAGATCTGTGTGACTGTCCTGTCTGTCTAGAACGCATACCAGTCAACTGGcgcatatttacaaatataaaacatcTATGCTACGAGCCTACGACTACCTGAGTGGGCTATGAAGAGTTCACGTTCTCTAGTCAGCATACTGTCAGTCTCACCTTTGTAGAAAGCGTCCTTGTTTACACATCACAGTCGTTTAAAGACTTTAATGTTATGTATCGGTATTCTTATACTTAAAACGCTTTAATGTAAagtaataaattaatatttaaacctGTAAAACTATATTCCGGATTTTCTCCTTGCCCAACTAACAAAAAATAATCGTTTTGTTCACAAAGTGGATTAGGATGACATAAGAAAATCCTAactttacaataaaatataatccGTCAGT contains:
- the LOC139485038 gene encoding ankyrin-1-like, which encodes MEELLHKAIENGDEKRVRHLIQKGAAMDKLMGLRGTALCAAISDNQTTIAFYLIDTGCDVNGEDYDREPPLLLAMRKERFEIVKKLIGHPRCLLNKPDDLTKLTPLCFAAKSGQTEVVDWLVNAGCHLTGKDADGNSALHLAIENSNYDIVQRLVQIGSSLIELNDEGFAPIHTLAKKGDCKSLVIIMSKWVHIENRIPQKFFKLYISEKVQPMVMQTVNSVTKYGHETPLILAATRGHSDLIKLLLMCGANPNVGDHLKSDLVCEDGPKIYISTPIARLCSSYQKGEVKLDVFTWLLDAGCRVDQSALVTTRMERLDMTPLQFAAKYDLLDLSKLLVSYGADVNLRKDINDNTPLYVAIINNSERVMWYFLKECSIRYENAAGVWARHYFHAAVSLPEKCLALVLNHLRSTTCNVNGIDDHQKTALFLGIEKQNLTFVRNILDLHADVTICNKYLDSPLHKCAETGSVEITKLLLAHGAEVNKENSRQMIPLDIALEDMEDKDHKEIAILLLQNGSRVSAMASNIFKDEEKSDNSKSYIDSDDDNDSDDDNDSDSLLSTDSEDNGDLGGVLKQLLSDQRDKPVSLYMLTVATIRSHFRNNSLSFSGMSSLPLPKIVINRILLN